ATGGCTGCGGGCGAGGTCATCGGCTGCTTCGGGCTGACCGAGGCGCACGGCGGCTCCGACCCTGGGAACATGAAGACCCATGCGAAACGCGACGGCGACGACTGGGTGCTCAACGGCTCCAAGATGTGGATCACAAACGGCAATCTGGCCCACGTCGCGATCGTCTGGGCGCAGACCGAGGATGGCATCCAGGGATTTCTGATCGAAAAGGACTTCGCCGGTTTCACCGCGCAGGAGATCAAGCAGAAGATGAGCCTGCGTGCATCGGTGACCAGCGCGCTGTTCTTCGACGGCGTGCGCGTGCCCGAGGCCAACCGCCTGCCCAACGTCAAGGGTCTGAAGGGACCGCTGGGCTGCCTCACCCAGGCCCGCTACGGCATCACCTGGGGGCCGATCGGCGCGGCCATCGCCTGTCTGGACGAGGCGCTGAACTACTCCAAGGAGCGCATCCTGTTCGGCCGCCCGGTCGCGGCCACTCAGAGCGCGCAGATCAAGATGGCCGACTGGGCCCGCCGCATCACCGGCGCGCAGCTGCTGTCGCTGCAGCTCGGCCGTCTGAAGGACGCCGGCAACATGCAGCCCACCCAGGTCTCGCTGGCCAAGTGGAACAACTGCCGCATGGCCATCGACATCGCGCGCGAGGCGCGCGACCTGCTCGGCGGCGCCGGCATCACCACCGAGCACTCGCCGATCCGCCACGCGCTCAACCTCGAGTCGGTGATCACCTACGAGGGCACCGAGACCGTGCACCAGCTGGTGGTCGGGCGGGAGCTGACCGGCATCAACGCGTTCTGACCATCTTGGCCGCTCGCACCGGCGCGCGCGGCCTGCAGGGGAGGGGGATGTCGCCATGGCCGATCCCGGTCCGAGGATCGAAACCGAACGCCTCGTGCTGCGGCTGCCGCGCATCGAGGATTTCGAGCGTTATGCAGAGCTGTTCGCCGATGCCGAGGCCAGCCGCCACATCGGCGGCCAGCTGACGCGCGGCGCGGCCTGGCGGCGCTTCCTGCAGATGCCGGGCGCCTGGGCGCTGCAGGGCTTCGCGATGTTCTCGGTGGTGGAGAAGTCGAGCGGGCAGTGGCTCGGGCAGATCGGGCCATGGCGGCCGGAGGGCTGGCCGGGCAACGAGATCGGCTACGCTTTCCATCCCGCTGCCTGGGGGCAGGGCTACGCGCACGAATCCGCGCTCGCCGCGATCGACTGGGCCTTCGACACGCTGGAGTGGGACGAGATCATCCACTGCATCTCGCCGGCCAACCTGGCGTCGAAGAAGGTGGCGCAGCGGCTGGGCTCGCGCTTGCTCCGCCAGGGGTGCCTGCTGCCGCCGCCGGTCGACGGGGTGGAGGTCGAGCTGTGGGGGCAATCGCGCCAGCAGTGGCGCCGCAACCGGGGAGGGCGCGCATGAACACAATCCACGGCTATTCGCCGTCGGGCAACTGCCACAAGCTGCGCCTGCTGCTGGAGCAGTTGCCCCTGCCGTATCGCTGGATCGAGACCGACAGCAGCCGCGGCGCGACCCGCACACTCGAATATCTCGCGCTCAATCCGAACGGCAAGGTGCCACTGCTGGTGCGCGATGACGGCTCGGTGCTGGTGGAGTCGAACGCGATTCTGCACTACCTCGCCGAAGGCAGCGCATTCCTGCCCGACGATCCCTGGGCACGCGCGCAGGCGCTGTCGTGGATGTTCTTCGAGCAGTACAGCCACGAGCCGTACATCGCGGTGGCGCGCTTCATCTGCGGGTGGACGCCGCTGGATTCGCCGCGTCGCGCCGAGCTGCCGCGGCTGCGCGAGCGTGGCCACCAGGCGCTGGCGGTGATGGAGCGGCACCTGTCGCGGCATCCCTGGTTCACCGGTGCCGACTACGGCATCGCCGACATCGCGCTGTTCGCCTATACCGGCGTGGCGGAGGACGGCGGCTTCGACCTGGCTGCGTATCGGGCGCTGCGCGACTGGCTGATCCGTGTGCGCACCACGCCCGGCTTCGTGCCGATGCCGCCTCCCGCGCCGGAGCATGCGGCGCTGATCGCCGCGTCGCACTGAGTCGGCTTCCCTTACCGCGGGCCGAGGCGGTCCGCCCCTGCGAAGGCACTGCATGTTCACGACCGTTCCCAGCCCCATTCCGGCCCGCATGAAGGGCCTCAACCGCGCCGAGATCTGCGACATCAACTTCCAGGAGTTCGTGCGGGCCTGGGGCGGGCGCCCCGAAGCGAAGCCGGCCGAGGGCGAGGCGATCGTCGCGGGCAGCGCGCTGGACGCGCGCGGTTTCCGCGAACTGTTCGAATCGCAGCTGATCAGTCGCCACCTCGACCTGATGGCGCGCGTACTGCGTGTGCAGAACAAGGTCTTCTACACCATCGGCTCCAGCGGCCACGAGGGCAATGCGATGGTGGCGCGGCTGACGCGCCATACCGACCCGGCCTTCCTGCACTATCGCAGCGGCGGCTTCATGGCCGAGCGCTTCCGCAAGCTGCCGGGCATGGATCCGGTAATGGATTCGGCGCTGTCGTTCGCCGCCAGCAAGGACGATCCGGCCAGCGGCGGGCGGCACAAGGTGTGGGGCAGCAAGCCGCTGTGGGTGCTGCCGCAGACCTCGACCATCGCCTCGCACCTGCCCAAGGCGCTTGGCACGGCGATCGCGATCGAGCATGCGCGGCGCATCGGCCATGCACTGCCGGTGCCGGAGGACAGCATCGTCGTGTGTTCGTTCGGCGATGCATCGAGCAACCACGCGACTGCGCAGACCGCGTTCAACGCTGCCGCCTGGACCGCCTACCAGAAGCTGCCAGCGCCGGTGCTGTTCGTCTGCGAGGACAACGGCATCGGCATCTCGGTGAAGACGCCCGATGGCTGGATCGCGCGGAACTTCGCGCATCGCCCCGACCTCGACTATTTCGCCGCCGACGGACTGGACCTGGCCACCGGCTATGCCGACGTGAAACGCGCCGTCGAGCACTGCCGGCGCACGCGCCGGCCGACCTTCCTCCACCTGCGCACCACGCGCATCATGGGCCACGCCGGCACCGACTTCGAGATCGAATGGCGTCCGCTCGAAGAGCTGTGCGCCGTCGAGGCCGCAGACCCCTTGTTGCGGTCGGCGGCGATCGCTCTGGAATCCGGGCTGTGGTCGAAGGACACCTTGCTGGAGGCGTACGAGGCGATGCGTGCACGCTGTATGGCTGCGGCGGAAGTCGCCGACCGGCGGCCGCGTCTTGCGTCCCTGGCAGACGTCATCGCGCCGCTGGCGCCGTATTCGCCTGCCGCCGTGGCAGCCGAGGCGACGCGGCCCGCATCACCGGATGCGCGGATCGCGGCATTCGGCGGCGAGCAGGCATTGCCGGAAGCGCAGCCGCGTCGCCACCTGGCGGTGCAGATCAACCAGGCGCTGCATGATCTCTTCGCGAAGTACCCGCAGGCCCTGCTGTTCGGGGAGGACGTCGCCCGCAAGGGTGGCGTCTACACGGTGACCAAGGGCCTGCAGAAAGCCTTCGGCGGTCGACGGGTGTTCAATACCCTGCTCGACGAGACCGTGATCCTCGGGCTTGCCCAGGGTTACGCCAACATGGGCATGCTCGCGTTCCCCGAGATCCAGTACCTCGCGTACTTCCACAATGCCTGTGACCAGATCCGCGGCGAGGCGGCCAGCCTGCAGTTCTTCAGCAACGGCCAATACCGCAATCCGATGGTCATGCGCATCGCCTCGCTGGGCTACCAGCGTGGCTTCGGCGGCCACTTCCACAACGACAATTCGATCACCGCGCTGCGCGACATTCCGGGGCTGGTGATCGGTTGCCCCTCGCGCGGCGACGATGCCGCGGCGATGCTGCGCACGCTCGCGGCGCTGGCCGTCGTCGACGGTCGCGTCTGCGCATACCTCGAGCCGATCGCGTTGTACATGACCAAGGATCTGCACGAGCCCGGCGACGGCGGCTGGCTCACCGCGTATCCGCCACCCGATGAGGCGATGGCGTTCGGCGAGCCACGCGTGTACGCGCCCCAGGCCTGCGATCTGGTCGTGCTGACCTTCGGCAACGGCGTGCCGATGAGCCTGCGCGCGGCGCGTGCGATCGAGGCCGCGCATGGCTGGAAGGTGCGCGTGGTCGATCTGCGCTGGCTGCTGCCGCTCAACGAGGCCGAGATCGCGCGTCACGTGCGCGAGTGCGCCCGGGTGATCGTCGTCGACGAAGGTCGGCGCAGCGCCGGGGTGGGGGAGGGAATCGTCACCGCGATCACCGAGGCCGGGCTCGGCGACCGGCCGCTGCGCCGCGTTGTCGGCGCCGATACGTTCACTCCGCTGGCCGGCGCCGCGCTGCTGGGGATCCCCTGCGAAGCCGACATCGTCGACGCGGCCGCGTCGTTGATCTGAGGATCGCGCGGACTTCCCGCAGTCCCGCGCCCGCATCAGCACTGGCGAACGCGGGGGCAGGATGTCGGCGGATGGCGGCGTGGATTGCTGCAAGGCGCCGGCTGGCGCAGGCAGCGAGCGGGGGCGTGGTCCCGGACGCGCCGAACGTCGCCGACGGCGAACCGGGTGCAAGACGTCCCCAGGCATTCCTTGCTCCGGTCTGCGGACCGTTCGCGCCAGCGCGGCAAAGGCGTCAACCGCGGGCACAGGTGTCCCATCGCGATCGAGCAGGGCAAGGGGGGGGGGGCGCCGCCTGACGACGGCAGCGCGGGCTCAGCGGCCGAGGCCGTCCAGCAGCGGAACCACGTGGACCTCGACCTCTCCGATCGCGAGCGGCGCGTCCGCACGTTCGAGGGGCAGCACCGCCAGCAGCGTGTCGGCCGCCGTGCTGACCACGCGACCCAGCCCCTGTCCGGCGCTGGTGACCTCGTCGCCTGGCGAGCCCCCCGTGCCCCGCAGCGCCACCAGTCCGCGCTTCACCTGTCCCAGGAAGTGCGTGCGTGCAACGATCTCCTGGCCGGGATAGCAGCCCTTGGCCACACTGAAGGCGTGCAGTCGCTCCAGCGACAGCTGTTGCGGTGTCCATTGTTCGCGCTGGCTCTCGTCCAGGCGTGGCAACCCATGGCCGATGTCGTATGCGCGCCAGCTCTCATGGATCTCCGGCTGCAGCGTCGCTCCCGCGGCATGGGGCTGCAGTGCCAGGGTCCTGGGATGCGTGGCCGTGCCCATGTCCAGCTCCAGGGTGTCGGCCGATTGCGCGCTCAGGGCCCCTTGGGCGGACGAGGGCGGCGCGAAGCGGCCCGCGACCTGCAGATCACTCCGGACTTCCATCGAAACCTTGCTGCGGAAGACGTAGCGTTGCAGCGATGCCGCCACTGCCGCTGTGTCGGCGTCCAGCACCAGCAGGTCGAGCCGCTCCGGGCCGCGCCGGATCACCGCAAACAGCGCGATCACGCGTCCTTTGGGGGTCAACCAGCCGCTCCACTGCCACTGTCCATCGACCAGTGCGGCCACGTCGCTCATGAATTGGGCTTGCGCGAATGCGATGCAGTCACGCCCCGAAAGCGTCAACACAGTAATGTCGGGGAGCACGCACATGGCGTCCGATCCGGATTGCGGCTTGTCTGACATGCGTATGGCAACTAAAATTGAACGGATGACCAACCCCGACATCATAGGCGAGGAGACGCAGACGCCGTCGACGGTGCCTGCGGAAATGCCCGTTCCGGCATTGCCGCCCGCGCAGGAAATCGGGGGCCGCGATGGCCTCGAGCCTACGCGGTATGGCGACTGGGAAAAGAACGGTCGTTGTATCGATTTCTGATCCGTCACGTCGTGACTGGCGAGCGGTCCTGCAACACCAGCCACGCGGCGAGACGCCGCCAGCGAGGAGAGTAGCCAGCGATGGCAAACCGCAACCGTCCCCTGTCACCGTTCATGCTCGGCACGCTTTATCGCCTGCAGATCACGTCGGTCATGTCCCTGATGCACCGTGTCACCGGAATCGTCGCCTCCGTCGGCGCCTTCGGTCTGGCCTGGTGGCTGTTGGCCGTCGCCCGTGGCGGCGAAGCCTATGCCTCCGCATCGGATCTTCTGGCCTCGCCGCTGGGCATGTTCGCCCTGGCAGCATTTTCGCTGGCGCTGGTCTATCACCTGCTCAACGGTATCCGTCACCTGCTGTGGGATATCGGCTGGGGCTTCGAACTTCCTGAGGTCTACCGCTCCGGCTATGCCGTGGTCGTGTTGACCTTCGTCTTGACGGCGGCGATCTGGTTCGTCGCGCTGCGGGGTGGTGCATGAGCGGAACCAAGACTCCGGACGACGTCGTGCGTCCGCGCGATTTCCGGACCCCCGTGGGCCGCGCCCGCGGCCTCGGCTCGGGCAAGACCGGTACCGGTCACTTCTGGTGGCTGCGGGTGACCTCGGTGGCGCTGATCCCGCTGTTCGCCTGGTTCATCGGCACCCTGGTGTCGCTGGTGGGCGCCGATCTCGCCACCGTGCAGGCCGTGCTCGCCCGGCCGTTCAACGCGATCACCTTCGCGCTGTTCGCCATCGCGACGTTCTGGCATTCCAAGCTCGGGCTGCAGGTGGTGATCGAGGATTACATCCACCAGCGCGGCCTGGAGATCACCCTCCAGCTCCTCGTCACTTTTGCCTGCGCCGCTGGCGCGCTCGCATCGCTGTACGCGATCGCACGCATCGCGCTGCTGGGCTGAGAACCACATGACCAACGCTTACAAGATCACCGAACACAACTACGACATGATCGTCGTCGGCGCCGGCGGCGCCGGCCTGCGGGCGACCTTCGGCCTGGCCCACAAGGGCCTGCAGACCGCGTGCCTGACCAAGGTGTTCCCGACGCGCTCGCACACCGTCGCGGCCCAGGGCGGCATTTCCGCTGCGCTCGGCAACATGGGCGAGGACGACTGGCGCTTCCACTTCTACGACACGATCAAGGGTTCGGACTGGCTGGGCGACCAGGACGCCATCCAGTACATGTGCCGCGAGGCGATCCCCGCGATCATCGAGCTCGAGCACCAGGGCGTGCCGTTCTCGCGTACCGAGGAAGGCAAGATCTACCAGCGCCCGTTCGGCGGCATGACCACGCACTACGGCCAGGGCATCGCCCAGCGCACGTGCGCGGCCGCCGACCGCACCGGCCACGCGATCCTGCACACGCTCTACCAGCAGTCGCTCAAGCACGACGCGCGCTTCTTCATCGAGTACTTCGCGCTCGACCTGATCATGGACGAGGACGGCGCCTGCCGCGGCGTGCTCGCGCTGGACATGGCCGAGGGCACGTTGCACCTGTTCCGCGCCCAGGGCGTGGTGCTGGCGACCGGTGGTTACGGCCGCGCCTACTTCTCCGCGACATCCGCCCATACCTGCACCGGCGACGGCGGCGGCATGGCGCTGCGCGCGGGCCTTGGC
The genomic region above belongs to Luteimonas chenhongjianii and contains:
- a CDS encoding acyl-CoA dehydrogenase family protein; protein product: MALNPYDLFDVRALLSDEERAVRDTVARFTDERVLPIIGDCFDQARFPVELIPEMAGLGLLGATLPEAYGCAGLNAVSYGLICQELERGDSGLRSFASVQSSLCMYPIFAYGSEEQRRRWLPQMAAGEVIGCFGLTEAHGGSDPGNMKTHAKRDGDDWVLNGSKMWITNGNLAHVAIVWAQTEDGIQGFLIEKDFAGFTAQEIKQKMSLRASVTSALFFDGVRVPEANRLPNVKGLKGPLGCLTQARYGITWGPIGAAIACLDEALNYSKERILFGRPVAATQSAQIKMADWARRITGAQLLSLQLGRLKDAGNMQPTQVSLAKWNNCRMAIDIAREARDLLGGAGITTEHSPIRHALNLESVITYEGTETVHQLVVGRELTGINAF
- a CDS encoding GNAT family N-acetyltransferase; amino-acid sequence: MADPGPRIETERLVLRLPRIEDFERYAELFADAEASRHIGGQLTRGAAWRRFLQMPGAWALQGFAMFSVVEKSSGQWLGQIGPWRPEGWPGNEIGYAFHPAAWGQGYAHESALAAIDWAFDTLEWDEIIHCISPANLASKKVAQRLGSRLLRQGCLLPPPVDGVEVELWGQSRQQWRRNRGGRA
- a CDS encoding glutathione S-transferase family protein; the encoded protein is MNTIHGYSPSGNCHKLRLLLEQLPLPYRWIETDSSRGATRTLEYLALNPNGKVPLLVRDDGSVLVESNAILHYLAEGSAFLPDDPWARAQALSWMFFEQYSHEPYIAVARFICGWTPLDSPRRAELPRLRERGHQALAVMERHLSRHPWFTGADYGIADIALFAYTGVAEDGGFDLAAYRALRDWLIRVRTTPGFVPMPPPAPEHAALIAASH
- a CDS encoding thiamine pyrophosphate-dependent enzyme produces the protein MFTTVPSPIPARMKGLNRAEICDINFQEFVRAWGGRPEAKPAEGEAIVAGSALDARGFRELFESQLISRHLDLMARVLRVQNKVFYTIGSSGHEGNAMVARLTRHTDPAFLHYRSGGFMAERFRKLPGMDPVMDSALSFAASKDDPASGGRHKVWGSKPLWVLPQTSTIASHLPKALGTAIAIEHARRIGHALPVPEDSIVVCSFGDASSNHATAQTAFNAAAWTAYQKLPAPVLFVCEDNGIGISVKTPDGWIARNFAHRPDLDYFAADGLDLATGYADVKRAVEHCRRTRRPTFLHLRTTRIMGHAGTDFEIEWRPLEELCAVEAADPLLRSAAIALESGLWSKDTLLEAYEAMRARCMAAAEVADRRPRLASLADVIAPLAPYSPAAVAAEATRPASPDARIAAFGGEQALPEAQPRRHLAVQINQALHDLFAKYPQALLFGEDVARKGGVYTVTKGLQKAFGGRRVFNTLLDETVILGLAQGYANMGMLAFPEIQYLAYFHNACDQIRGEAASLQFFSNGQYRNPMVMRIASLGYQRGFGGHFHNDNSITALRDIPGLVIGCPSRGDDAAAMLRTLAALAVVDGRVCAYLEPIALYMTKDLHEPGDGGWLTAYPPPDEAMAFGEPRVYAPQACDLVVLTFGNGVPMSLRAARAIEAAHGWKVRVVDLRWLLPLNEAEIARHVRECARVIVVDEGRRSAGVGEGIVTAITEAGLGDRPLRRVVGADTFTPLAGAALLGIPCEADIVDAAASLI
- a CDS encoding YgfZ/GcvT domain-containing protein; translation: MSDKPQSGSDAMCVLPDITVLTLSGRDCIAFAQAQFMSDVAALVDGQWQWSGWLTPKGRVIALFAVIRRGPERLDLLVLDADTAAVAASLQRYVFRSKVSMEVRSDLQVAGRFAPPSSAQGALSAQSADTLELDMGTATHPRTLALQPHAAGATLQPEIHESWRAYDIGHGLPRLDESQREQWTPQQLSLERLHAFSVAKGCYPGQEIVARTHFLGQVKRGLVALRGTGGSPGDEVTSAGQGLGRVVSTAADTLLAVLPLERADAPLAIGEVEVHVVPLLDGLGR
- a CDS encoding DUF1674 domain-containing protein, producing MASDPDCGLSDMRMATKIERMTNPDIIGEETQTPSTVPAEMPVPALPPAQEIGGRDGLEPTRYGDWEKNGRCIDF
- the sdhC gene encoding succinate dehydrogenase, cytochrome b556 subunit; translated protein: MANRNRPLSPFMLGTLYRLQITSVMSLMHRVTGIVASVGAFGLAWWLLAVARGGEAYASASDLLASPLGMFALAAFSLALVYHLLNGIRHLLWDIGWGFELPEVYRSGYAVVVLTFVLTAAIWFVALRGGA
- the sdhD gene encoding succinate dehydrogenase, hydrophobic membrane anchor protein, which translates into the protein MSGTKTPDDVVRPRDFRTPVGRARGLGSGKTGTGHFWWLRVTSVALIPLFAWFIGTLVSLVGADLATVQAVLARPFNAITFALFAIATFWHSKLGLQVVIEDYIHQRGLEITLQLLVTFACAAGALASLYAIARIALLG